A stretch of DNA from Candidatus Magasanikbacteria bacterium RIFOXYB2_FULL_38_10:
GTTTTTCGTGCAAAAGCCGCCCGGTAAATCCCACCACATTGCCATGCACATCATTAATGGGAAACATAACGCGGTCGCGGAATCTATCATAATATCCGCCACCATCTTTTTTAATAGTTAAACCAGAGGATAAAATATCGTTAATGCCATAGCCTTTTTTAACTAAAAAATTGGTTAAAAAATCCCAATCTTCGGGAATATAACCTAATAAAAAATCCTCGGCCACTTCCTGACTCACCTGTCTTTTGACAAAAAGATAATTTCTGGCCTCTTCGGCTTTGGGAGAGTCCAATAAAATTTTATGATAAAATTTAGCGGCCAATTTTAAAATATCCAAAAGACGATTGCGTTGACTGGAAGAAATTTCATTACCAAACTCGGGTAATTTTACTCCCGCTTTGTCGGCCAAAATTTTTAAAGCCTCGGGAAATTCCAAATTTTCCATCTTCATTAAAAACTCAAAAACATCTCCGCCGATATTACAGCCAAAACAATGCCAACTTTGCCTTTCCGGGGAAACGATAAAAGAAGGAGTCTTTTCCTGATGAAAAGGACAACTGGCTTTATAAGTAGCACCTGCCCTTTTTAAGGGCAGATATTCGGAAACAAAATCAACAATACTTATTTTAGATTTTATATCTTCCGTAGCCTGAGACATAATTACAACTATAGGGGATTTAAAAGACGAGGTTAATCCTCCCCTCGCCTTTCTTTAATTAGATACGCAATTTCATTTTGTAAGCGCAAACCCTCTGTCTCCACCAATTCACCATCGTATTCGCCGCTGTGAGCATGGGATCCCTCTCCGTAAGAAGGTTTTTTTTGGTCCAAATGCAAGTTAATTTCTAGTTTATCATCATCTTCTTTAGCGTAGACATGAAAACGCGGATAAAATTCTGTTGTTAATCGCCGCACAAAACTGCTTTCACCGGTTCCGGGATCTTCAAAAGCGGCATAACCGCATCTGCGCAAAAAATTACGAGCATAATCATTGGGTTTGAAAATAATGATTTTCATGTTTTTAGTAGGCCTTAGCAAAAATTGGTTTTAGAGAAGAAGTTTGGCCGCAAATTAAACACTTGCCTTTTTCCTCTTTCACATCAAAAGGTAAACAGCGCACCGTGGCTTTTGTCTCTTCTTTTATTTTAGCCTCGCACTCGGCCTTGCCGCACCACGGCGCCTTAACAAATCCTTGTTCAATTTTTTCTTTAAATTCTTCGTAGACATTCACTTCAAAAAAATGTTGATTCCTAAATAATCTGGCGCGTTCAAAAAGATTATTCTGAATTTCTATTAGAAGATTATCAATATTTTTGGCTAAAACGCTCATTTCCACGGAATTTTTTCCTTCCACATCGCGGCGCACTACCATTGCGGATTTTTTAGCTAAATCCTTAGGCCCAATTTCTATTCTAACCGGCACGCCTTTTTTCTCCCACTCGTAAGTCTTAATGCCAAAACGTTCCTCGCGTTTATCAATCTCCACACGAATATCCAATTCTTTAAATTCCCCTTCAATTTTTTCCGCGGAATCTAAAACCGCTATTCTTTCTTCATCACTAGACCAAATCGGCAAAATCATTACTTGGATTGGAGCAATCTTGGGCGGCAAAACCAAACCCTTATCGTCACTGTGAGTCATAATGAGCCCACCAATAAGACGAGTGGAAACGCCCCAGCTGGTGTTAAAAGCAAATTCCTCCACACCTTCTTGATTTAAAAATTTCAAATTAAAAACTTTGGCAAAATTTTGTCCCAGTAAATGTGAAGTGCCCGCTTGTAAGGCTTTGCCATCTTGCATCATCGCTTCTATGCAATAAGTTCTGACAGCGCCGGCAAATTTTTCCGCTTCGGATTTAATACCATCAAAAACCGGCATAGCTAAATAGTTGCCGGCAAAATCTTTATAAATTTCCAACATTTGCAAAGCTCTTTCATCAGCTTCTTTTTCCGTCGCGTGGGCAGTATGCCCTTCCTGCCACAAAAATTCCGTAGTTCTTAAAAAAAGCCTGGTGCGCATTTCCCATCTAACGATATTGGCCCATTGATTAATCAAAAGAGGCAAATCACGATAAGACTGCACCCATTTGGCAAACATATCATAAATAATTGTTTCCGAAGTAGGGCGGATTACATAAGGCTCATCTAATTTTTTCCCACCGGCATGTGTCACCACCGCAGTTTCCGGAGCAAAACCTTTTACATGTTCAGCCTCGCGTTCTAAATAACTTTGCGGAATAAGCAGAGGAAAATAAGCATTTTTAACACCCGTAACTTTAAATTTAGCGTCTAAAATTTTCTGAATATTTTCCCAAATGGCATAACCGTAAGGCTTAATTACCATACAACCCTTAACCGGGGCGTAATCAGCTAAGTCGGCTGCGGCAATGACATCTAAATACCAGGCCGAAAAATCCTGCTCGCGAGTAGTGATTGATTTATCTAATTTTTGTGGCTTATTTGACATAAATTTAAAAAATATACCTTTTTAGGCTTGACTTAATCTTAACATAAGGCAGAGCGCTTGACAAATCCTCTTAAATATGATAAGGTTAGAAGTCGGTTTTTGCTCTTTAAAATAAACATATTTTTGAATCCATAAAATCATAACCAGAGGAGATTTCTACCATGGCACACGAACCCTCACGCAAAATTGAATGGGCCGTAGATTCCATGGACACGAACAACGCTGGAGTACTCGAGCCCACGATCGAGCAGTTGCGAGAGCAGGAAATATACTTCAACGATGATGAATACGTTGATGAGCTCTTGCGCGAACACGCGTGGGTGGAAGATGATCCTCGTTACGACAGCAATTTCTGGCGATTCCACGCCCGTGACGCTGACGAGGGTGAATACGAAGACGAAAATATCTTCCCTGAAGAGGCCATAACGTTTGGTTGGGATCGTTCGCCCAAGCGTAAGCGGCAGTCCAAGCGGTGGCTGTACTGGGATCAAAAAACCTATCAGCGTCGTGTAAAACAACTTGCCAGAAGCTGGAATTGCGACAAAAACATCGCCGAAGGTTTATTGGCCAGTGCAGTTTACAATGACATTTTATTTCCCAAATACCTGCAAGCGGAAAGACAACAAGGAAAGCACATCCCCAACAAGGGCCGGCCTCCTCGTTTAGCTTTTCCTCGTCCGAGCAAGCAGGTTCCCCACCTTCAAGAAAAGTAGGAGAAAGCCATGGAGACAAGGAGAGTGTTGCTTTCGGAAATATCCAAAATGCATTGGTTGGAAGCAAAAGAACTACGCAATCAAAATATTGAACTAGAAGATATGGTGGAAAATCTCCAAGGGGAACTGCAAAAAATTCAGGCGATCAAAGACTCAGAAAATCGCGCACTGTTCCTGGAAACAGAGGAATTCTGTTGGAAACTGGGAGTTTCCTATATTGGCAACATCGTTCTTCTGTTGATTTTGGTAGCAGGAGTACTGTTTTTCACTGATCTGCCGTGGATCATCAAGGCTCTCTCTGCTACTGCCCTGGCAGTTGTAGGCGGGGCTTTGACTTACATCTTCCACCATCAGTGGCGTAAAAACCCTGCTTCCACGGAGGAAGAAGAAAGCGATGATTTGGTCATGACAAACGAAGATTCATCGCCGGAAGTTGCAAATGATGACGAAGAAGAGAAAGAAGAAGAACTGGCAGATGAATATCACGGCAGAGATTCCTCGCTTGGTCCGAACGAAGACAACTTGAGTTAAACCAGGCCAAAAAACGCCTACGAGGAGATAAACATGCCAAAGTATAACTTCCGGGCGCTGGAAGGCGCCTCAGACCAAGAGATAGAAATTCTCTTGGGAGTTATGGACGGCATCTTGAGCGCCGGCGAAGACAACTCAATGAAAATATTCGCTCGCGAGTGTTTTCGCCTGGGGCTTGACGACTTGGAAGAAAAAATCAAGGCAATGGAATTTCTCCTGCCCTTCCTGCTCACGAAAGAAAATAGGTCATTATTTCTCATCGCCGAGGAAATTCTAAAAATTCGCTTGCTTACGCGGTACGGCGACATCCGCGAAATTCCCCACCATGATATTCTTCGTCAAATCCAACAGGCTGCTCTGACAACCAAAAGCTAATTATAACTAGTTTATACCGCCAAAGCCATAACGGCCGCGGCGGTTTTTTATTAGAATCTCACTAATACCGCATTGCCGGCGGCACGGAAAAATGAATCTTACCCTTGTTTTTTTTACTCTTTTTTGCTAAACTTAAAGAACATATGGAAAATCAAACCGCAAACACAATTTTAAAATCCGGCATGGTGGTTTTAGCCGGTCGTGCCAACGTAGGTAAATCTACACTTTTAAATTCGCTGGTTGGCACCAAACTCGCCATCACCACCCCCAAGCCTCAAACTACCCGCCACACCATCCAAGGTGTCTTAAATATGCCCCAAGGTCAGGCGGTTTTTATTGATACTCCGGGCTATTTTCAAGAAAAACGCAGCGCCATCACCCCCAAACTCAATCAAAAAATTTCAGAATCTTTGCGAGGCGTCAATTTAATTCTTTATATCGTAGATCCTTCGCGCCAAATTGGCCCGGAAGAACGCTACATGCTATCATTACTGCGTAAAACAGAAGCTCCTATAATTTTAGTTATCAATAAAATTGATTTACCGGAAAAACAACTTGAATTTTTAGAAGATTACAGGGATTTAAAAAATAATTTTAAAGAAATGATTGAAATTTCCGCCCTCAAAAACAAACATATTAAAACTTTAATTGAAAAAATCTTTACTTATTTACCCGAAGGTGAGCCACTCTATCCACCGGAATCAATCACCAATGTTGACCAAAAATTTTTTATCAGTGAGCTGATTAGAGAAAAAGTTTTTCACACCATGGGCGATGAAGTGCCATATACCACCACAGTAGAAATTGAAGACATTGAGGATAAACCTGACATTCTGGTAATTACTGCGGTAATTTTAACCACGGCTCAGCGCTATAAAAGAATGATCATTGGCGATCACGCGCGCAAAATTAAAGAAATGGGAACCACAGTGCGCAAAGAATTGGAAGTTATTTTGAATCGCAAAATTTTCTTGGATTTACGCGTAGAAGTAGATAGTGATTGGGAAAGAAGGTTTGAATAAAAGAATAGCAAACAATGATAAACAAAAAAACGAGCCGCCTTGAAAGCAACTCGTTTTTTTATTATTCTATTTAATCAATTTCAGCACATCTTCCAAAACGGTATCTTTTTGTGGATTGACGAGGTTTTCTACTACTGACGCAGTAGAACTGGCCGCTACCGGTACCATTTTAATATCCGGCTCAATACCGTTGTTATTAATATGCCTACCTTTGGGAGTAAGCCATTCGGCCACGGTAATTTTTAAGGCGGAACCATCAGACAATTGTTCGTATTCCTGAACCGATCCTTTACCAAAGCTTTTTTCTCCTACCAGAGTGGCCTTGCCATAATCTTGCAAGGCACCGGCCAAAATTTCTGAAGCACTGGCTGAACCTTGGTTGATTAGAACATAAGTTTCAAAATTATCCAACCGATGCTTACCGTCGCTGATATAATTCTCCTCGTGTCCATCGCTGAATTTCTCCGTCACTACCTTGCCCTTAGGAATCCATTCGCTGGCTAAACGCACAGCAGTATCCAAAAACCCACCGGGATCATTACGCAGATCAATGATAAAAGCACTGGGATTCTTACTTATTAATTCGGTAACGGCTTTATCAAATAAACCGGCAGTGTCTTCATTAAAATTAGAAATTTGAATATAGGCGGCATTATTTTTCATCTCCCACTTAACACTTTTGATTACAATGGTATCTCTGATAATTGAAATTTCTCTCGGGGCTGATTCATTATTTCTTAAAATTAAAAGCTTAACGGGAGTGCCTTTTTTTCCGCGAATTTTATTAACAGCCTCGTCTAATGTCCAACCGTAAGTATCTTTGCCATCTACCGCCAAAACCTTGTCCCCCGCTTTAATACCGGCTTTTTCCGCCGGAGATTCTGACAAAGGAGCAACAATAGTAATAACCTCTTTTTTCATTCCCAGCTCTGCGCCAATCCCGGAAAAACTTCCGGCTAAATCCTGACTGAATCTTTCGGCTTTTTGCGGACGCAGAAACACAGTGTAAGGATCATTGGCTGCAGCCACCAAACCCTCTAAAGAGCTATAAAAAAGATTATCATCAGCTACCGGTTTGCCAATGAATTTTTCTTGTAATTTATTCCAAACATCCCAGTATAAATTAAAATCTACTGTAAATAATTTGTTGGTTGTTCCTAATCCGGTAATTTTAACAGAGGAAGTGGTGACCGGAGCGGAAATAGCTACTACACTTTCCTGATTTTTAGCAAATAAAACACCG
This window harbors:
- a CDS encoding proline--tRNA ligase, yielding MSNKPQKLDKSITTREQDFSAWYLDVIAAADLADYAPVKGCMVIKPYGYAIWENIQKILDAKFKVTGVKNAYFPLLIPQSYLEREAEHVKGFAPETAVVTHAGGKKLDEPYVIRPTSETIIYDMFAKWVQSYRDLPLLINQWANIVRWEMRTRLFLRTTEFLWQEGHTAHATEKEADERALQMLEIYKDFAGNYLAMPVFDGIKSEAEKFAGAVRTYCIEAMMQDGKALQAGTSHLLGQNFAKVFNLKFLNQEGVEEFAFNTSWGVSTRLIGGLIMTHSDDKGLVLPPKIAPIQVMILPIWSSDEERIAVLDSAEKIEGEFKELDIRVEIDKREERFGIKTYEWEKKGVPVRIEIGPKDLAKKSAMVVRRDVEGKNSVEMSVLAKNIDNLLIEIQNNLFERARLFRNQHFFEVNVYEEFKEKIEQGFVKAPWCGKAECEAKIKEETKATVRCLPFDVKEEKGKCLICGQTSSLKPIFAKAY
- a CDS encoding GTPase Era, producing the protein MENQTANTILKSGMVVLAGRANVGKSTLLNSLVGTKLAITTPKPQTTRHTIQGVLNMPQGQAVFIDTPGYFQEKRSAITPKLNQKISESLRGVNLILYIVDPSRQIGPEERYMLSLLRKTEAPIILVINKIDLPEKQLEFLEDYRDLKNNFKEMIEISALKNKHIKTLIEKIFTYLPEGEPLYPPESITNVDQKFFISELIREKVFHTMGDEVPYTTTVEIEDIEDKPDILVITAVILTTAQRYKRMIIGDHARKIKEMGTTVRKELEVILNRKIFLDLRVEVDSDWERRFE